The Colius striatus isolate bColStr4 chromosome Z, bColStr4.1.hap1, whole genome shotgun sequence DNA window ACCTGCTTCCTGCTGATAAACAGGACCCATGAGCTCCATTCCTGCCTTCACAGGTCAGGGTGCTGCGGCTGCTGTGGAGGAGGAGTCTTGGGTGTGGGGATGTCTCAGCAGAGTCACCATATGGCTCGGAGTCCCCAAGCTGAGGGTGCACAGCGATGGCTGGTTTGCCCTCATAAACCCCTCTAGACCAAATGCCGCCACATTAAGGATGCTGCCTGCTCTGCGTTTAAAACTGCTAAACGGTCTCTGTCTGGAGCTGAGGGCATCCTGGAGGCTATGAGCTCACTGAGACACGCTTCCAGTGAGCATTTCACAGGATGCACCAATGTAGGACATTCAAGAGCCCGAGGGTTACACCCAGAAGACAGTGGAATAGCATGTTCCTGCATGTAGGTTGACCTCGGGCACTGCCACACTAAGTCATTAGCCTAATCATCTGCTAACAACACGTCAGCCAGAGAATTTCCCCTCAGCACTCCAGTCTTGGCTGCCACAACCTACGTGTGGCTAAAGCATCTTCCAGATGGATATTTGATCTAGATGCAGAGGATGGAAAACTCACTGCTCCCTTTGGAACTGTACTTGCAGTTACCTCCTTCAGATAAAACCAACCTCTGacctcccctctgcccagctTCAACTTCTAGCCATTGTTTCCTGCCCACTTCTTTTTTGTGCTGCCAGAGATGGTTACTCTCTGCCTAAAGGGGCTCTTCCCTGCAGGAAAACACAGCTTCAGCTCCACTGCCTTCTATCTGGTGAACCTGAATGGCTTACTCTCACCAAGCCCTTCAAACCAGCTTAGTGAAACCTGGCCACAGAGCTGACTTGCCCTCAGTCTCTGTCCTGACCACAGTATAAGAGCTTTCACAGCTCTGTAGGCCAGGCCTGTCCATCCCTCCGTTGCCCTTAAACCCACCTCCAACATCTTGCCAAGAATGCAAACCACTGGAAGGGCCtcattggatttttttctacagcACTATGGTCTTAATTTGCTTCTTGTAAACCACACTAATTTTCTAGGACGGCTAATTAAAACACACACTTGAAGTCCCTGGCAGGACTCAGACAGGGGAAGCCCACATCAAAAGGGTGCAGCTAGCACTTGCAGCTGTCTCCTCCATTATCACAGGCACTGCCCATCTCCCACTCTCCTGGGAAATAACAAGTTGTTTTCACATTGACTGAGGTCCCTTACTCCCACCACTTTTACTGGAAGCTGCTTCAGGATTTTGCTCCCAGCCTTTATCTGTTTAACAGCCAGTTAATCGCCATCTGTTGCTAGTTGAATACCTTTCTTCAGAGCCTGTTTATCTCTTTGATATCTGCTTCCAAAGCACAGGCAGCGAAGGTGGCTGTGCAAAGACCTCCGTGGGAGGAggtgcagagcccagaggaCTTTGGGGATTTGGGAAGCACCCTGGCATGCAGGGGCAGCTTCTGCCCACTCTGGGAACCGGGAGAAGAACACTCACCACCAGCAcatgctccagcagctccaggtagCCATCGGCACACTCCTTGCCAAAGCGCAGCGCCCGCTGCCGCACGTCCCCACTCACCTCCGGGTGGTAGGCGGCTTCCTGAAAGCCAGAGGCAGGGAAGCCCCAGTTCACATTGTTCCTGCTGGCACCCACAGGGCCCCACATCcgtcccctgccctgcccaccccacatCCCCTGTCCACCCCACCTTGCAGGCGCGCAGCATGTCCGCGATGGCACGGCGGCTCAGGTTGGCCGTGGCGATGACATCCTCCTGCCGACAGGAGTTGCCGGCAGCCACCGCTTTGGCTGTGGCCATTGTGATGCCCTTTGTCATACGGATGAAGTCCTCTGGGGTGGAGACCTTGGCAGGAGGCACAGGGGAGGAGAAGACCTGCAAGGTGAAAGGCACAGGTGAGGCACAGGACAGCAGtgaggggcacagcatggggcgggatggtgaggggcagtGGTGAGGGGCACGGCATGAGGCAGGATGGTAGCAGGGCAGCAGCGAGTGGCATGGGGCAGGATGGCAGTGGTGAGGGGCATGGCACGGGGCAGGATGGTAGCAGGGCAGCAGTGAGGGGCACAGCCTGGGGTGGTATCATGTATCGTGGCTGTCCTCACCGCCAGCTCTTGGCGGATGTGCTCTATCGTGGCCTCCAGTGCCCGTGTCCCTTTTGTAGCCTCATCCTCGACGGCCTTCACTGTCTTCAGCAAGGAAGTGACATTTGTCACCATCACCTGTGGAAGGGAGACGAGACACAGCTGAAGCCCTGCACAAGCTCTGGGATGCTGCCAGCACCTGTCCTCACCTTATGATTTGGTCCAAAACAGCCCTGTCCCCAGACTCCACTCACACCACCTCATCTTGCTCTCCCATCAATGCTTCCTTTGCATGTTGTGCCACACCTTTTATGTGCCCCTTCCTCCCCCACCTTGCCCTGGCTGCCTCCTAGTTGTCGTCCTGtccccaggcaggcagagaaGCCCCTCCTTACTTTCTCCACTCTCCCCCTCAACTTCCCATCACACCCAGTTCAGACCTTGGCAGAGTTCTTCAACTGGTAGACAGCAGGATCATCCCCAGCTTtgccagcagctgctttggTGGCGCCAATCAGATCCCCAAGTGCCTTGGCCACATCCTTCACAGCATTTATCAGGACCACCTGGGGAAAGCGAGACCAGGACAACAGCTTGGCTACAGTCACACTTAGGCTGGGGCTGGTGTGGCCCAACAATGTGAAATTTGGGCAGCCCAGGACATATGGTATGCATTTATACAACATACAGTGCAGTCAGTATAAGCCAAATCCCAGCCAGTCCTCTACACAACGTACAGAGTCCAGCCTAGAGCATCACACACCACCTTCAACACAGCTCCTCCAAGCAAGCTACAAGCAGACTCCATTCACACCTCCCAACCCACCTGCGTCTCTGGGTCTTCAGatcccaggctggcagcacccAGCTTCACCACCTCTGCCAGGCGGGTGATGGTGGACACAGAGgactgggcagcctgggctagCTTCTCCTGGCTGGCTGTGGCGTTCTGCACCAGGACCTTGGTGTCCTCCACCAGCGCTTTGGCTGTCTTCAGGATGCCCTCTCTGGGGAAGAGTAGGGAGTCAGAGAAGATGCagccctccacagcacccagagtcctTGGGCTGTTGAGAGACTGCAAACCCTGCCTTCTCGTATTTATACACaagctggagaagaaacagagTCAGCGCGACCCAAACACAGAGCTGATCCACAGCTCAGGAAGACAGGAGATGCTGCGACACAGCCTGAGCCCTGCCTCTGGCTAAGCAAGGACTGGAGGAGGTGCCTGGGTACCTGTGATCAGCAAAGGTCTCTGAGTTCTCCCGGTTGAGGGTTCCTGCCGTGGCAAACATGATGGTGGTGTCGAGGTCAGCAATGATGCCCGAGACGGCGCTGGCTGCAGTGATGCAGGCCTGCGTCCCACGGTTCCCAGCCTGCAGCGCTGCCAGCACGTGAGACACCTGCGGGGCATCAGCAGCAGGGTCAGCAACCCCCACCACACATTAAAGAGGGGAAGTGGTGATCATGTGGTCTGGACACCTCTTCTTAGcttctgtgtatttattttcaccCTCTATTTGTTGTGTTTGGACTCAGCTTCAAAATGAATAAAGTTCACGTGACGGGCATCATCGGCACCACAGCTCACTCCCTCTTTGGCTGCTAgactcaagtttctgtactcaGGCAAGCACTCACAGTAGAACTTTCCTGTTGGAAAGCAATCTTTGAAGGAAAGGACTTGCTGGAAGTCCTGATCATGCAGGCACACACCAGGCACTATGAAcaagtgttttgcttttttactaTTGCTGACAagctggttttgcctgggccaggtttttggcaGCTGGGGgaggctacaggagtggcttctttaaacaaagacctGCCAGAAGCTCCCCTTGTAGCTCACAGGGtcaatgccagtcagttctaagatggacttgtagctgaccaaggcctggccaattagtgactgatgCAACATCTCTGTGATTAATTGAgcaggggaagaagttgctgcacagctgctaaactgcagctGCAATAGGGAGTGACATAAGCTTCTGGCAACAATTTGTTTAAAAACGCCCCTCCTGCAGATCCTtggctaccaaaacctggcccaggccaAACCAAACCACTACATAAGCCTTGCTGCTCTATCACTGCCTTATTGACTAGAGTTTTTTAGCCACGTTTTCATCTACTTTTCAGACGTTCTTTGGCAACACTTTCTACTACGCTAGCAAAAGAGGGAGGGGAGATTGATCACCCAGCACGAGCTGCACACTTGTCCGACATGCAGCAGACACTATGCCCACCATTGCAAGAGTTGATTTGGAGACTTCTGAGGTGCCACCTGTGTACAGATCAGTCTCTCTTGGCAGGCCATCATTGGCAGATAGCACCTGGACATCATGCTCACCCATCACAGCACCAGCTGCCATTATGGTACCTGGAGAGGGGGGGATCCATCCTCCATTTCACCCGCTGGGCAAGGTAAGCACGGCTGGGAGCCAGCAGAGCCCAACAGGACCAGGGGAGAACCCAGTATGGCAACTATAAAGGTACATGGCTCATTCAGTGTTCCTCCTACCTTGCCACACCACCATCCCCCTCTGTGGATCACTCACCTTCTCAGAAACTTTGCGTGCACTCTCTATCAGCTCCTTCTTGGTGTAGGCGTCGCTGGGGCTGCACTGCAGGGCTCCAGCCTTAGTGACCAGGGCAGCACAGCCATggcccagctcctgcactcGGCGCTTAATATGGGAGCCGATCTGGAGgggaaggtgtgtgtgtgtgagagagccTGCAGGGAACTAAACCCCACACCTGTGACACCCCCTGGGCAACACCAGCCATTCCCCCACACAGATCCTCTCTCCTgatccatccacccacccaggAGGGGTAAAAAGGAAACATGGCTTTGCTCCACATTTCCACACCATATTGCAGGAGGTGTGAACGCTGCTTGTCTCCAGCTCTGAAGGGAGATTTGGGTGTCCCTGTCCTCTGCTTGGAGGCCCCAGCAGACCCTGCTCTGCCCTACAGCATGCCCCAGCACTGTCCCCCATGCCCGCACCTCCTCATTCTCAGCGGTGAGGGCAGCTGGCTTGGCCTCTTGTGCCAGCTGCCCATAGTCATTGGTGAGCTGGTTGGCCAGTACACCCAGCTCGTCTGGGTTGGTGGTGGATTTGGTGACCTGCCAACAGAAGAAgagcaggagttggaagggccctgcgcTGGGCTGGGTGGTCGCTTGCCTGAGTGGCAGGCAGTGACAGGCATGCTTGCACCCACCATCTCCTGCACAGTCACTGCAATGGCCTTGGCTGTCTTCACCATCGTGGTCTGGTAGTCCACAAAGGTCCCCTCTGGCTCACCCATTGGCCCCTCATCAAGCTGAAAGAGACCATTTAGAGACTAAGACTCCATCTCCAGCCCAAAGACCTTGGGACACTTGACACAGACTCTTCCTCTCTCCTACCCTCAGGCCCAGTCAGGTCCCCTCCATGCTTCTCTCACCTGGTTGATGGCCTGGGTGATAGAGTCCACCATGCCCCCTACAACACCTGCAGCACTGGCTGCCTCATTCAGGGTTGTGGTCAGGTCCTCCACCGCCTCCTTCATCATctgcacagcctcctccagagcCTCCTGGGTGTGGGCAGCTTGCTGTGAGGACAAGCCAGAGTGAGGGGAGCAGTCAGCAGGTCCCCTCCCGAAAGAGATGCTGCATGCTGACCCCAGGGGTCCGTGCCACATGCCCACACACCAAGGGGAGCACACCACGGACATGTGCTCTCCCTTCTCACCTTGGGGTTCCCACCGGCCTCCTTGGCTGTGTACAGCATCTGCAAAGCAGACTCAGCCAGCGTTTTGGTCTGGTCCAAGAGGTTCATCTGCTGCTGGTGGTTGGGTGTTTTGGAGGCAGCGCCAATAGCTGCCATAATGAGTGGCTCAAAGTACTGAGCCATCTGGGATACCTAGAAAAGAGCAGAATCAGCAGCTCTGTCTGCCTTGCACCTCTCCTCCAACCGTGACCTCCTCCAAGTGCACTGAACACCCTGCCAGCAACCCCCCATCACCGTGTTACCTTGTGTCCCAGCTGTGAGGCCTCAGCCCGTGccgcactggccacaggctcaATCAGGTTGCTGATCTCCTGGACCGCTGTGATCATCTGGTTGTGCAAAGCCTGTTGCAAAGAGAGGGTGTTgtgtgaggctgcagcagggctgaagTCACCACGTCCCaccaggagctgggaggcaAGGACAGCCATCctgttcagcctgcagcagTGTCCCTGACCCACCTCCTGAGAGATATCTTCTCGGGGGGCCAGCTGCTGGCTGATGGCAGCGAGGGAAGCCTGGTCCACCTCCCGCATGCATTTGTTCAGGACCTCGATGGCCTCATCACACTCCCGCTGTCCTGGAGCTTTGTCCCTGCAGGACAGATGGATCAGCCCAGTGCTGGCAGGTTTTGTGCCAACCCTTCACCCTCAGCCTcggctggtgctggtgagggaCAAGATCCCTCTCTCTGGGGCTCTGGGGGAACCCAGCAACAAAGAGCCTGGGCATGATGGCTTGTGTTCCCATCAACCCATCTTCTGACCCATCGCTTGCCTTGCCCTGACAGCTGTGGCCAAGGAGAAGATGAGCCAAAACATCCCCAGGGATGTGATGCTCACTCAGAGCAGGGGTACCTGCCAGCAGGGATAGGGCCATTGCCAAGCAGGCCAGGGCACGACTCGCCTCACCTCATGTTGGTGATCAGCTTCTTGATGGAGTCTGAGACAGTGCGAGAGTGGCTGGCCAGCACTGACCACTGCGGCGGGTCCTTGGGGTTGACAGCCAGAGAGCGGGCGGTCTGGATAAGGCCAGCAGAGCTCTCCAGCATGGTCTTGGCCGAAGACACAATGGGCTCCATGGCTCTGCGCCCCTGCGCCAGGAGATGACAGATCAGTGGTGTGTGCAAGGGACTGTGCCTCAGAAGTTACCCTCCCTCCCGTGATCCTCACCTCTCAGCAGCCCCTCAAAACCAAACACCTTTCCAAGCACCAGCCCCAAAGTGGGACTCCACCTCAAGCTCCTCCCCACTCTTTGGCAGCTCCCATCACAACAGcatcctccctgccccctgcagCATCCCACCTCTGGGCTGATCTGGGCAGGAACAGTGGCAAACTCTGGGTTGGAGGCAAAGGCCGTCAGGTTATCCACGGCCTCTATGAGAGGGGCGGTGGCGGCGCGGCACCGCTCCCGGTTCTCCTCGTTGAACTCGCCATCCAGGGCCTGACGTGGAGAGACCGGAACAGTCATCCAACCCCCTCCACGCCCCAAACACTATCCCCACCGCAGCACCCTAGCAAAGAGATCCCACCTTGATGGTCTTCACCAGGTTGGCCGTGCTGTTGGCCACCTCCTTGGCTGACTGGACGAACTGTCGTTTGGCCACAGGGTTGGCAGTGCGGGACGAGGCCAGGCGGCACGTGTTGCACAGGGCTGAGGTGTGCTTTGCTACAATGGTGGCTGCTGACAGCacctgcagggagcagcaggggcaggCGGGAACCACCATGACTCTCTGTCCTCACCATTCTCCCTTCCCACCAGCCTCACATAAGGCACCAGTGAGCACACAGGTCTCTCTTGAGACCCAAGAGAGATTGTCAAAGTCCTGCATGTCCATACAGACCCCCATCTGGATTGCCACCATTGCACCAAAGCCACCAGCTGGTTCCTGGCACAGCTGAGGCACTAGCCATTATCTTGTCCAATTCCAACTAGCTTCACACTCCTTTCTCTGTGTGCAAGAAAATGCTTGCCAATCACTCAGCTCATACTCACCTGGGACTGGGTGCAGGCAGGGTCCACCAGGTTCTGGCAGGCCATCTGGATGGCTTGGTTAGCTCTGGCGAACTGAGTGGGGTCTACCAAGCCCTGTTGTCCAGCCTGGCTGTTGGGGTCTGAGACCCCCACGAGATAGGCAGCCTAGGAGCATGAGGGAGGTGGTGAGAGctcctgcacaggggagagGCTCAGAGCAGGCATGAGCTGCAGGGGACGCTGGCAGCACCATTCCACACGCCCAGGCTCTGAGGGGCAGGGGAGAGGTGCAaacagcaactaagcaccagagATAACATTCAGGGCTGGGACTGAGCATATCTCACCTGGGCAGCTGCCTCGGTCAGCCCACAGAGAGCTTTGGAGGCGGCACTGATGGAGTCTCCAAACTCGGGCAGTTTGCTATTCTTGGCGTTCTGGGAGATGCCAGCCATGGACTCACCCAGCACCTGCAACACACACCACTCTCTGATCAGAGATCATTTCCTTCTCCCATGCCATGCTCCCTGGCTCAGAGCTCACTCTGCTTTATCAATAGGGGAGGAACTGTCTTTTCCCTTGCCTCCACATCCTTCCCAAATCTCCCCCTCCAGCCCAGGGCTTACCTTGGAGTTCTCCATGACACTGTCAAGGCAGTTGAAGTAGGACATATCGTTGACAGTCTGCATGGGGTTCTCCAACAGCTCCTTCACCGTCTGCAGGGACATGGATGTCACATCCAAGGGAAAAGTTTGTACCATCCACTTGCATCTCTTCTttgctcccctcctgccccttgCAGCGGGGTGTAGCTGCCCCTTTCCCACCACCTCAGCTCCTCCATTGCCTTGTCAAGATGTGGCTTCTCACCTCCAGCTCCCGTAGAGCATTGTCACACTCCTTCTGGCCTGGTGCCTGCTGGGTGCACATGGTGATCAGCTGGTTAATGCTGTCGGTCACAGCTCTGCcagagagaagggagaaagacCCCACAGATCAATGCCAGCTCAGCCACTCAGCCCCACTGCTACAGCAAACAGCTCATGGGCAGAAGCTCCTCCTACCGCGCTGCAGCTGCCAGTTGATTCTTGAGgttgggggctgcagggtcgGCAGAGAGTGCCTTTGcggccagcagcagcttgctggAGGACATGGAGATGCTCTTCAAGTTCGACACCACCTGTGCCTGGTCTTCTTTATTCTGCAAAGGGCCAAGGAGAGTTACCTGCTGTTGGTTTTCAAgctccacacccaccctgggTGTCCTCCAGCAGTTTTCAAGCTGAGCCGGTTCCCTTCATCTAACTTGTCTGCCAAAAGCAAGGATATGGTGGCAGTACTTGCTGAACAAACCCAAGCCActatctctgctgctgctgtggttctGCACAGCTCCAGACCTTATCTCaacagctgtgctggctgcagctaCCCTAACCACCACTGCCTGGCAACCCTACCAGTGGTCAGACACCTTCTCAGGCATCCCAAACCTTTCACCACACCCAGGATCGCCCAATGGGCGCTTGCACTCACCGGGGACTGGCTGGCCATCTCCACTCCCGCCTGCAAGAACTCATTGAAATCCTGTCCAAATTTGCCAGAGGACTTGGCCAGGTCTTGAGGGGTGCCACGTGATGCCTGCACCAGCTCGTTGGCAGACTGGTTGAGCCCTGCGGCCGCCCGGTTCAGCTGGCTCTGCGCCTCCTGGAAGCTCTTGctgctgggagggaactggaggCAGGGAGAGTAGTTAGGAGAGGcagtgaggaggatggagaaggAAGACGGAGGATCTGGCACACGCCTGGAGACATGCTACAGAGGAAGCCGGTGCAGACAGACTGGCTTGCATTCCTACAGggcttcccctccctcccttccccttctAACCCAGCTCAGCTCACCGAATCTGCCAGCAGCCTCTTGCTGGCGTCTCCCACCATGCGGATGGCAGCATCCACGTCCCGCTGCCCTGGCAGGCAGTTAACGCAGCGGCTCAGCGCCTGCGACACCGCCTTGGCCACCTGTGGAAAACCAAAGAGTGGTTACGTTCCCCCGGACACGGCCCTGCATCCCTCCTGTGGGCTGGCGCCCTGTTTCCCCATACCTGGGCCAGGCGCTGCTGGCTCTCCGGGTCGCCAGGCTTGGCCACCGCCTTCCGTGCCTCCTCGATGAGGTTGTTGGCTTTATCCATGACGTCGCTGGCACACTCGAGCATGGCGCTCTGCACCTGTGGGTCGGGGGTGCTGGCTGCCACGCCACGGGCCGCCTGGCTGAGCGAGCGCAGCGCCTGGGCCACCTCGCGGGCAGCGATTCCTGCAGGGACAGAGAGgtcagcagctgccagcacagcccccgagccgagccgagccctGCTGCAGAGAACAGTACCTGTATAGTTCTCGTTGCCCTGGGCCACCTCTCCCAGGAGGTGAGCAATGGCAGAGCTGACAGCTTTTGTGCTGTTCCCCAGGTCCTGGGCACACTTCTCCATCTGTGAGGGGATGAGTGGGTGACATGGTGGTGGACAACACATTCTGGCAGCTCCCCTGCCCTGGCATCCACCCCGCATCACTTTGTAACACCCTGTGCCATGGCCTCACCGTCTCTCCAGGCAGAGGCTTGAGCTTTCCATCACGGGCAGCTGCCTTGGCTTCCTGCAAGTCCCTCTCCAGGCTCTGGACCAGACCCAGCGCAGAGTCTATCTCCAGGGGTCCGCATGCCTCCTGAGCCTGTGACGGGGGAGAAGGGAAGTTGAGCAGGGTGAACACTGAGCCcaccctgctgcagcagagactgcACTCCGCTTTTCTGACAGTTGGGAGGCCCCTGCAGGACAGGACCCATCCTCTCACCTTCTGAGCAGCTGTACGGAGCTCAGCCAGTGCTGCGGCCAAGTTCTTGGCACACTGGCTGAGCTGCATCGCAGATGCTTGGTCTGTGATGGTAGGGACAGTGGCCTTGGCTGCAGCTACCATCTTCCCACCAGGCTGTTGGGCCAAAagagaaaggctgtgagaaggAGAGAAACGCAGCATCTCTCTGCTGCCCCCATGCAGCAGGCTTCCCACTACCTTAGAAGGCCAGGCATGGGAGGAAAGCTCTAATGCTAGAGCCAGTGCGGGAGGCTCCCGAAAGCACAGGTACCTGCAGGAAGTTCTGGCTGGCAGCAATGAGTGCCAGCTGGGCACTGGGGCTGTCTGGCTGCGACTGGCTTCCTCGCACGCCCTGCACCAGCATCGGGATCTGCTCCGCCACCACCTGCCAGAGAGGAGGATCACTGGAGAGGCTTATCCTGGAGGAGATGGAACTAATCCAGAACCAGTGGCTATAAGACTTGCTCCTGGGGGAGCTGTGTGAGGATCCCAAGGTCCTGTCGGCTCACTGCAGCCACACATCAAACTCTGAAGCAGTTGAAGGGagaagggctggggagaggcagtAAAGGAGATGCCAGGATCAGGCCTGGGCCCTTACCTTGCAGCTctgcaccagctgctgctgtgcagcagggTTCTTGTTGGAGGAGGCAGCGTGCTGCGCAGCAGCGATGGTCTGggtggcagaggcagcagcttgcTTGGCTGCATGCTGGTAGGGGAGGCATGGGTTAGCACTGGTGGCAGGGCAGCCTAGCCTGGCctgagcccccctgccacacaccacagcccagctccccatTAAACATAATTTCCTGTGTCTCTGCCCACGACACAGAAGCATGCCAAGCACCCTTGATGCCCAGTGTCCCAAAACAACACAGTGCACACCAGGGAAGGGTGCAGCAGGGAagtctctgcaggatgcagcacAGACACTGTACATGGAAACAACTTTGCCTCTTTGGAAAGTGCAGGGGCTCCTGTTAAGGTCTCACCTGGTGACTGTACCTGCTTGCCCCCAACAGCCCCATGCCCAGCATCTCACCTCCAGCTTGTGTACAAGCTTCTTCTTGATGGCATTCTGGGCTGCCGCATTGGTTGCCATGCGGAGCCCCTCTGCTGCCTCGCggagccgctgctgctgctcctcactgtctgggtgtgctgcagctccctggagaACGGAGGAAACCCATCACACCTTGCAGAGACCACAGGGTCCTTTGTCctcctgaagcagcagctgtgctctggCCTGATGCCTGGGAGTCCCCCACAAGGCCACCTAGCTGCTTATGGTGCCAGGCAGATGCTCAAAGAAGAGCTAACAACTCTTCTGCTACCACCCAAAGCTCGTGAAGGAGCCTCACTCTGGGAACCACTCCAGCACTCAGGGGCTGCTTGTCCCTTCCCCAGTACTGAGCCAATGGCACcggatggggctgggggacaaAGCCAGAATCCATCCTGACCAGGCCGCTGACCTTCGCAGCCTCCACCATCTTGGCAGTTGCATCCGCCAGGATCTTGGCTGCGCTCAGCAGCTTGCGTGAGTTCTCCAGGTCTGTCTCTCCCTCCGCATCGGCTTTGATGGCATTGACAAGGTCGGAGGTGGCCTGGGCCAGAATACGAGCCTGACGCACCATTTCCCCTGGGGCAGAAAGGAAGGCTGGCCCATTAGCAATACCCACGAGTTCACCAGTACCTCCCCACCTGCCTTGCACCTGCGCTCACCAGCATCACCCATAGAGCTGAATATGTTCTCGGTGACATTGAGGATGGTGTCAGTGGCCTGGTCGTAGCGCCCGATGGGCTGCCCGCCCAGGGCGTGCTGCTTGATGTGTTGCAGCAGGTCGTTCAGGGCCTGGGTGACGGCCGTGGCTGCCACCCCCACCTGCTTCAGCAGCTGGTCATCATTGGTGGCTGCCTTGGAGGCCTCCACACAGCCCTCTGCTGACTTGGCCACCAGCTTGCCAGCCTCGATCAGCTGCTCCTGGCAGACTGGGGAGCTGATTGTGGGAGCCACTAcctggaaaggaggaaaaaggctgGGCAGTGAGCATTGTGGGACAGCTGTCCCCAAACTTCTGCACCTCCAAAGTGTAATTTCACTGCTTAGGCACGGTGGCAAGAACCCCAGCCTGAGGCAGACCACACTTCTGGTGCCAGATCCCTTATGTCCCACCTGAGGGACATAACACACCTACAGTCCCAACCCTGGAGCTGCTACCAGCCAGGTGATGCTTGCAATCACACCAAGGCAAGGGTTAAAACCCCACTGTTTACCTTGGTGCAGGCTACCAGCTGGGAGGTGGAGAGGGCACACTGGGTGGCAGCAGCGATCACTTGCGTCTGCAGCGCAGAGTCCTCTGTTTTCTGAGCCACATTCTTGGCTTTGAGCACCAGcgcagctgcagcactggccACTGCTTTCGCCAGCTGCATGAGCATGTCCTGGAGGGGGATAGAGAGGGTCAGCTTGGAGcaacagcaggagcagcaccagcagccaccTGCCTGCAGGGCTCTTGTGAAACATTCAGTGGGGAAACGTGAGCTCTCAGGAGCCTTTCATCCACTCTGTCCCAGCACCAGCCACACCAATACCTGGAGTAGCTGGCAACACCTTGACCCCATCTCTACTGCGTGCTACAG harbors:
- the TLN1 gene encoding talin-1 isoform X1; amino-acid sequence: MVALSLKISIGNVVKTMQFEPSTMVYDACRMIRERVPEAQMGQPNDFGLFLSDEDPKKGIWLEAGKALDYYMLRNGDTMMYKKKQRPLKIRMLDGTVKTVMVDDSKTVTDMLMTICARIGITNYDEYSLVREIMEEKKEEVTGTLKKDKTLLRDEKKMEKLKQKLHTDDELNWLDHGRTLREQGIDDNETLLLRRKFFYSDQNVDSRDPVQLNLLYVQARDDILNGSHPVSFDKACEFAGYQCQIQFGPHNEQKHKPGFLELKDFLPKEYIKQKGERKIFMAHKNCGNMSEIEAKVRYVKLARSLKTYGVSFFLVKEKMKGKNKLVPRLLGITKECVMRVDEKTKEVIQEWSLTNIKRWAASPKSFTLDFGDYQDGYYSVQTTEGEQIAQLIAGYIDIILKKKKSKDHFGLEGDEESTMLEDSVSPKKPTVLQQQFNRVGKAELGSVALPAIMRTGAGGPENFQVGTMPQPQLQITSGQMHRGHMPPLTSAQQALTGTINSSMQAVHAAQATLDDFETLPPLGQDAASKAWRKNKMDESKHEIHSQVDAITAGTASVVNLTAGDPADTDYTAVGCAVTTISSNLTEMSKGVKLLAALMEDEGGNGRQLLQAAKNLASAVSDLLKTAQPAGAEPRQNLLQAAGLVGQTSGELLQQIGESDTDPRFQIPESRRAWILPASDPKTDMLMQLAKAVASAAAALVLKAKNVAQKTEDSALQTQVIAAATQCALSTSQLVACTKVVAPTISSPVCQEQLIEAGKLVAKSAEGCVEASKAATNDDQLLKQVGVAATAVTQALNDLLQHIKQHALGGQPIGRYDQATDTILNVTENIFSSMGDAGEMVRQARILAQATSDLVNAIKADAEGETDLENSRKLLSAAKILADATAKMVEAAKGAAAHPDSEEQQQRLREAAEGLRMATNAAAQNAIKKKLVHKLEHAAKQAAASATQTIAAAQHAASSNKNPAAQQQLVQSCKVVAEQIPMLVQGVRGSQSQPDSPSAQLALIAASQNFLQPGGKMVAAAKATVPTITDQASAMQLSQCAKNLAAALAELRTAAQKAQEACGPLEIDSALGLVQSLERDLQEAKAAARDGKLKPLPGETMEKCAQDLGNSTKAVSSAIAHLLGEVAQGNENYTGIAAREVAQALRSLSQAARGVAASTPDPQVQSAMLECASDVMDKANNLIEEARKAVAKPGDPESQQRLAQVAKAVSQALSRCVNCLPGQRDVDAAIRMVGDASKRLLADSFPPSSKSFQEAQSQLNRAAAGLNQSANELVQASRGTPQDLAKSSGKFGQDFNEFLQAGVEMASQSPNKEDQAQVVSNLKSISMSSSKLLLAAKALSADPAAPNLKNQLAAAARAVTDSINQLITMCTQQAPGQKECDNALRELETVKELLENPMQTVNDMSYFNCLDSVMENSKVLGESMAGISQNAKNSKLPEFGDSISAASKALCGLTEAAAQAAYLVGVSDPNSQAGQQGLVDPTQFARANQAIQMACQNLVDPACTQSQVLSAATIVAKHTSALCNTCRLASSRTANPVAKRQFVQSAKEVANSTANLVKTIKALDGEFNEENRERCRAATAPLIEAVDNLTAFASNPEFATVPAQISPEGRRAMEPIVSSAKTMLESSAGLIQTARSLAVNPKDPPQWSVLASHSRTVSDSIKKLITNMRDKAPGQRECDEAIEVLNKCMREVDQASLAAISQQLAPREDISQEALHNQMITAVQEISNLIEPVASAARAEASQLGHKVSQMAQYFEPLIMAAIGAASKTPNHQQQMNLLDQTKTLAESALQMLYTAKEAGGNPKQAAHTQEALEEAVQMMKEAVEDLTTTLNEAASAAGVVGGMVDSITQAINQLDEGPMGEPEGTFVDYQTTMVKTAKAIAVTVQEMVTKSTTNPDELGVLANQLTNDYGQLAQEAKPAALTAENEEIGSHIKRRVQELGHGCAALVTKAGALQCSPSDAYTKKELIESARKVSEKVSHVLAALQAGNRGTQACITAASAVSGIIADLDTTIMFATAGTLNRENSETFADHREGILKTAKALVEDTKVLVQNATASQEKLAQAAQSSVSTITRLAEVVKLGAASLGSEDPETQVVLINAVKDVAKALGDLIGATKAAAGKAGDDPAVYQLKNSAKVMVTNVTSLLKTVKAVEDEATKGTRALEATIEHIRQELAVFSSPVPPAKVSTPEDFIRMTKGITMATAKAVAAGNSCRQEDVIATANLSRRAIADMLRACKEAAYHPEVSGDVRQRALRFGKECADGYLELLEHVLVILQKPTHELKQQLAGYSKRVASSVTELIQAAEAMKGTEWVDPEDPTVIAENELLGAAAAIEAAAKKLEQLKPRAKPKQADESLNFEEQILEAAKSIAAATSALVKAASAAQRELVAQGKVGAIPANAVDDGQWSQGLISAARMVAAATNNLCEAANAAVQGHASEEKLISSAKQVAASTAQLLVACKVKADHDSEAMKRLQAAGNAVKRASDNLVKAAQKAAAFQDHDETVVVKEKMVGGIAQIIAAQEEMLRKERELEEARKKLAMIRQQQYKFLPSELRDEEQN